One region of Micromonospora ureilytica genomic DNA includes:
- a CDS encoding DUF5941 domain-containing protein, translating to MTLAIVLAAGRPAAGLTTATGEPLADRLAAQLRQAGANEVRFAANLDELTDLVATATAPVLITGTDLVAHTAVLRHLATSPVGPTVALVLGDPPVPGRTAVREERGQVVDAGALDALDGDATGVFGGALRVGVDDLPTLAAAARAAASGLLPVAAPIGPAGDVAPLPATGGAGSGGSVAAGGPGSAVDRLFAGLAALGTLIFAQRVRLLVAHRVEDQAGLTAAEAAVTAVDEDRAELRLSVKEKDDFFSTYFVSTWSPLVVRLSARLRLTPTGVTVISVLFALGAAVLFGAGGRRALVAGAVLLYLGFVLDCVDGQLARYTRHFSAWGGWLDTMADRAKEYLVYAGLGFGVSHAGLGNGWALAIAAMTLQTVRHMTDTWYGVLHDEAARRPRTATSASGGIGDRLNAASTRVQADTGSVSYWLKRTVVFPIGERWALIAVTVALFNPLVSLIAVLVWGVLAFAYTGALRTLRARWMWVPVLDTVDATLHRDDGPLARWLPVVRPMGPLTLAVIAALGPAVLLVGALLSDTPEGLRWALPVALLVLLVAGLGAGAAHNGPLDWLVPAALRAAEYLFAIAVGVVGGAPGWLIFGYVFVLTVHHYDLTARLEKRQVAPPLHAATLGWDGRSVLLALAAIAGIAGIGLATLGAYLLVVFVVSAVLAWFVRPARSARASVAPAGAGGAVPR from the coding sequence GTGACGCTCGCGATCGTGCTCGCCGCCGGGAGGCCCGCGGCGGGCCTGACCACGGCCACCGGCGAGCCACTGGCCGACCGCCTGGCCGCCCAGTTGCGCCAGGCCGGGGCAAACGAGGTGCGCTTCGCCGCCAACCTCGACGAGCTGACCGACCTGGTCGCCACCGCGACCGCGCCCGTGCTGATCACCGGCACGGACCTGGTCGCGCACACCGCCGTACTGCGGCACCTGGCCACCAGCCCGGTGGGGCCCACTGTGGCGTTGGTGCTCGGCGACCCGCCGGTGCCCGGTCGGACCGCCGTGCGGGAGGAACGCGGCCAGGTGGTCGACGCCGGCGCGTTGGACGCCCTTGACGGGGACGCCACAGGCGTGTTCGGCGGCGCGCTGCGGGTCGGCGTGGACGACCTGCCGACCCTCGCGGCCGCCGCCCGGGCCGCCGCGTCCGGGCTGCTCCCCGTCGCCGCCCCGATCGGCCCGGCCGGCGACGTGGCGCCGCTGCCGGCGACCGGCGGGGCCGGGTCCGGGGGGTCGGTCGCGGCCGGTGGCCCCGGGTCCGCCGTGGACCGGCTCTTCGCGGGCCTCGCGGCGCTCGGCACCCTGATCTTCGCTCAGCGGGTACGCCTGCTCGTCGCCCACCGGGTCGAGGACCAGGCCGGGCTGACCGCTGCCGAGGCGGCGGTGACAGCTGTCGACGAGGACCGGGCCGAGCTGCGGCTGTCGGTGAAGGAGAAGGACGACTTCTTCTCCACCTACTTCGTCAGCACCTGGTCGCCGCTCGTGGTCCGGCTCTCGGCCCGGCTCCGGCTCACCCCGACCGGGGTGACGGTGATCTCGGTGCTCTTCGCGTTGGGCGCGGCGGTGCTGTTCGGGGCCGGTGGGCGACGGGCGCTGGTCGCTGGCGCGGTGCTGCTCTACCTCGGCTTCGTGCTGGACTGCGTGGACGGCCAGCTGGCCCGCTACACCCGGCACTTCAGCGCCTGGGGCGGCTGGCTGGACACGATGGCGGACCGGGCCAAGGAGTACCTGGTCTACGCCGGGCTGGGCTTCGGGGTGAGCCACGCCGGGCTGGGCAACGGGTGGGCGCTCGCGATCGCCGCGATGACCTTGCAGACCGTCCGGCACATGACCGACACCTGGTACGGGGTGCTGCACGACGAGGCGGCCCGTCGGCCGCGTACGGCGACGAGCGCCAGCGGCGGGATCGGTGACCGGCTCAACGCGGCGTCGACGCGGGTGCAGGCGGACACCGGGTCGGTGTCGTACTGGCTGAAGCGGACAGTGGTCTTCCCGATCGGTGAGCGGTGGGCGCTGATCGCGGTGACAGTGGCGCTGTTCAACCCGCTGGTCAGCCTGATCGCCGTGCTGGTCTGGGGGGTGCTGGCGTTCGCGTACACCGGGGCTCTGCGGACGCTGCGGGCCCGCTGGATGTGGGTGCCGGTGCTGGACACTGTCGACGCCACCCTGCACCGCGACGACGGGCCGTTGGCCCGCTGGTTGCCGGTGGTCCGCCCGATGGGGCCGCTGACCCTGGCAGTGATCGCCGCGCTCGGCCCGGCGGTGCTACTGGTCGGGGCGTTGCTGAGTGACACGCCCGAGGGGCTGCGCTGGGCGCTGCCGGTGGCGCTGCTGGTGCTGCTCGTCGCCGGGCTGGGCGCGGGAGCGGCACACAACGGTCCGCTGGACTGGCTGGTGCCCGCCGCGTTGCGGGCCGCCGAGTACCTGTTCGCCATCGCGGTCGGGGTGGTCGGCGGGGCACCCGGCTGGCTGATCTTCGGGTATGTCTTCGTGCTCACCGTGCACCACTACGACCTGACCGCCCGGCTGGAGAAGCGGCAGGTGGCACCGCCTCTGCACGCGGCGACGCTGGGTTGGGACGGCCGCTCGGTGCTGTTGGCCCTCGCGGCGATCGCCGGAATTGCGGGTATCGGACTGGCTACACTCGGTGCGTACCTTCTCGTGGTTTTCGTGGTGAGCGCCGTCCTGGCCTGGTTCGTGCGACCGGCCCGTAGCGCGCGGGCGTCGGTGGCGCCGGCGGGCGCTGGAGGTGCCGTGCCGCGCTGA
- a CDS encoding ABC transporter ATP-binding protein: protein MAAPIIEAEGLGIRFVRNRRRQLRLRELFIHRGGRGALPGQFWPLRDVSFTVQAGETVGVIGRNGTGKSTLLRLIAGVLIPDEGGIRVHGAVAPLLELSAGFSNDLTGRENLHLVGGLHGLSTSYLKRHFDDIVEFAGEQVERAIDTSVRHYSSGMKVRLGFAIISHLPHPILLMDEVTAVGDAEFRKKCYATIDRLLGEGRTLVLVSHNEKDLTRFCRRGLYLDAGRLTLDGTIAEALDAYHAAVPR from the coding sequence GTGGCCGCGCCGATCATCGAGGCGGAGGGCCTGGGCATCCGGTTCGTCCGCAACCGTCGCCGTCAGCTGCGGCTGCGCGAGTTGTTCATCCACCGGGGTGGCCGTGGCGCGCTGCCCGGCCAGTTCTGGCCGCTGCGGGACGTGTCGTTCACCGTCCAGGCCGGCGAGACGGTCGGGGTGATCGGTCGCAACGGCACCGGCAAGAGCACCCTGCTGCGGCTGATCGCCGGGGTGCTCATTCCGGATGAGGGCGGCATCCGGGTGCACGGCGCGGTGGCGCCGTTGCTGGAGTTGTCCGCCGGTTTCTCCAACGACCTGACCGGGCGGGAGAACCTGCACCTGGTCGGTGGGCTGCACGGACTGTCGACGAGCTACCTGAAGCGGCACTTCGACGACATCGTCGAGTTCGCCGGTGAGCAGGTGGAACGGGCCATCGACACGTCGGTGCGGCACTACTCGTCGGGGATGAAGGTGCGGCTGGGCTTCGCGATCATCTCGCACCTGCCGCACCCGATCCTGCTGATGGACGAGGTGACCGCGGTCGGGGACGCGGAGTTCCGCAAGAAGTGTTACGCGACGATTGATCGTCTGCTCGGGGAGGGGCGCACGCTGGTGCTGGTGTCACACAACGAAAAGGACCTGACCCGGTTCTGCCGTCGGGGGTTGTACCTCGACGCGGGCCGGTTGACGCTCGACGGCACCATCGCCGAGGCGCTCGACGCGTACCACGCCGCGGTCCCGCGGTGA
- a CDS encoding ABC transporter permease: MTAGVAALWSHRNSLRILVRRDLAVKYQQSVLGYFWSLIEPLGMGAIYWFVFGVLYSRDTGRHLGEAAGSYPLFLITGIFAWMWTSSALSEATNALTGQSRLITTMNVPRQVFPIGRVTGRFAEYAAGLPILIAIAVIYAVHGRIHPGWSLLSLPLAVTVQAVLLTGLALLLSAWNVLMRDVERLMRLIIRVLFYATPIIYPLSLVRESGLPGWLKVVYELNPLVGIFQLHHAIWYPDEFPDARLLATTIVGSLLVLAAGWWSFRRLEPAVLKEL; this comes from the coding sequence GTGACCGCTGGCGTCGCGGCGTTGTGGTCGCACCGCAACTCGCTGCGCATCCTGGTCCGGCGGGATCTGGCGGTCAAGTACCAGCAGTCGGTGCTGGGCTACTTCTGGTCGTTGATCGAGCCGCTCGGCATGGGCGCCATCTACTGGTTCGTCTTCGGGGTGCTCTACTCCCGGGACACCGGTCGGCACCTCGGTGAGGCGGCCGGGTCGTACCCGTTGTTCCTGATCACCGGCATCTTCGCCTGGATGTGGACCAGTTCGGCGCTGAGCGAGGCGACGAATGCGCTGACCGGCCAGTCCCGGCTGATCACCACGATGAACGTGCCGCGGCAGGTCTTCCCGATCGGCCGGGTCACCGGCCGGTTCGCCGAGTACGCGGCGGGCCTGCCGATCCTGATCGCCATCGCGGTGATCTACGCGGTGCACGGTCGGATCCACCCCGGCTGGTCGCTGCTCTCCCTGCCGCTGGCGGTGACCGTCCAGGCCGTCCTGTTGACCGGGCTCGCCCTGCTGCTGTCCGCGTGGAACGTGCTGATGCGCGACGTGGAACGGTTGATGCGGCTGATCATCCGGGTGCTCTTCTACGCCACGCCGATCATCTACCCGCTCAGCCTGGTCCGGGAGTCCGGCCTACCCGGCTGGCTGAAGGTGGTCTACGAGCTGAACCCGCTGGTCGGGATCTTCCAGTTGCACCACGCGATCTGGTATCCGGACGAGTTCCCGGACGCCCGGCTGCTCGCCACCACGATCGTCGGCAGTCTGCTGGTGCTGGCCGCCGGTTGGTGGTCGTTCCGCCGGTTGGAGCCCGCCGTGCTCAAGGAGCTCTGA